The genome window TTTCTTCCAGCTCCCAGTGTGCTTTAGGATGGGCAATGTGGTCATTGGCCCCTCTAAAAATCCTGGTCAGTGAGTTGTGGTCTTAGTATCGCCACATGTTCCGGTGGATTACCGCCAATAGCCCGTTGTTCAGTGCCATATGCCCCGACGCTAGACCGATGTCGAGGGAAGAGGCGAAAGAGTCATAGCACCTGCCCCAGGAGGGTCTTTAGGCCCGCTACCTACCTGAGTCAACAGGGTAGTCAGAGTCAATTGGAGGGTGTAACAGCAGCCAGCACAAAATTGGAAAAGCCGTCATCTATTCGTGGACACTCGCCGTCAAATTAGGCCGGTACCAACACTATGCCTCCCCCTTTCTCCGCCTTGAGAAAAGACATTCTACTAGGGCTGCCTAAATCCCTCTGGTTTCCCAGGTATAATATGGCATCACTACAACGTGCTGGGGCTTTTGGGGCTTAGCCGGAACATCGGCTATGAACTTGGCGCCTGTCTCGGGCCTGCTCGGAATACCTTGAGAAAATGAGTGCTTTGAACCGTCCTACCAGAGTAAGCCCTGACGTCTCGCCGGTTTCTCATTCCCATCTACCAGGGAGAATTCACGCTACAATCTGGCTTGACCTGCCCGAAGCAAAGGATCACGATGCTCTTAAGGCCTACTTAAGAAAAGATGGGAGAAGTACCTTTGAGTACCCGGTTCCCTACCTCCTCGCGAGATCTGAAATACCTGTATTCGTGGCCCACGATCACGATCCGGTTACCGTCCAGCAACCGGTATCCGGCCTGTTTCAGGCTGAAGGACTTGTACCTTCTGACCTTCTTGAAGGAAGGGGGAACTGATCTGATACCACGTTTACGGTTTTCAAAGAATGAGGCCCTGTCGATCCGTTGAGCAATATCCTGAATCGCCTGGGAGCCTAACAGATTCCAATAAGCGAAACGCTTCTCTTTCTTCAGTTTCGTGATGTGCTTCATCAGCATTATTGACGTTCAGGCTCTTTCCGTACAGCCGGTAGTATGGTGCAGGGCGATCAAGTGGTTTGTAGATGCTCCCCGCGATGTTGAGGGCCTTGTGGAGCCTCTTATTTTGGCTGGTACAGCTTGAAGCAGTAGGTTTTCACTTGTTTTTCTGCTCCTCGATATACTTACGAACCGTTTCTTCGGAGAGGTGGCCGGCCGATTCGCAGTAGTATGATCTTGTCCATAGGGTTGGCATCCGGCTTTTCACCCGAGGAAACTCTGACCGGATCATGCGAGAAGTATGGCCTTTTAGTTGCTGGACGATGAAGTGCGGGCTGTTGGTGGGTGTCGCTTTGACGAATAGATTGCAGATGATCCGGCATAATCTCCATCTGGGCGATCTCTACCCGAATTTCGCGGGCTTTTTGGAATAACAGTTCCCGGAGCCGTTCCGCAACTTCTCCTACGAGTACTTTTCGCCGGTACTTGGGGCACCAGATGATAGCCGGTGTTGTACACGGTTGTTGCTGATCGTTTCCATCGGTTTCCATTCATGGTTTAATCATACCATGATTATTAGGTGTCTGATAGGCTTATATGCCGCCCTTCATCCCACCCTTGAAAGGGTGGGCTTTCCCAGCGGCTGATCGTAAACCAGGTGCCAGTCCGTTCGCAATTGCCGGATGACACGGGCAAGACGATAAGAACCCGGGGTTTTGACCCTAACCCCGGCAGGCTCAAAAACCGTTTGTTGTTGGCCACCCGGGGCAGATACTTGGCACACTGCCCTCTAGATCAGCCGATGAACCGGTCCCGGGCACTCTATTTTCGAGGCGGTGGAGAGACGTCCCAGGGCTGCGGCCAGCCGGCGACCGGAAAGATCAAGATACTTCAAACACTCGCCAAGCATCCTGCGGTGGCCCAAGTAGTGATGCTGGCTTAGCAAGCGCTCCAGGGCGAATGATTCGAAAACCGGATTTTAACCGGCCGGAGGCCTCGGAGATAGGAGGGGTTGTTAGCTGTAGCACCAAGTCCACCTTCACAAAGAGAGTGACACTTCCAGAAACCCCGAAACTCCGGGGTTTCTCCTTCATGGGCATATTGACGCGTACTCCTGCTATGCATATACTTAAATAGGTATTTAAATATGTTAGTGAGGAGCCCACAGGTTATCCCACAGCCGAGTGACTTTCCAGGGTGGCAGAGGCAATTAGACAAGGAATGGGGTAGATGACGCAACAGGGTGTTGATATGCCTGAGCCTTGAGACACGGAGAGTCATGATGGCTAGCTTCATCAGGCACCTTCTCTAGCACTAGCACCGTTTCTCATTCTATTGCCGTTCTTGGTACTTGCCGAAAACGCATGTTTTTTGAGGCACCTTGAGACTTGACCGGTGCAGAGGAGTGATGTGGACAATGAAAGAGGTTTTGGCACAAAACGCTATCTACGGGGAGGCGCCCCGTCATTCTTCTGTTTCCACGGAAGAATACAAAACTTATATCTTGACTGCTGTTTCTGGAGTGTTTCTCGTCTTTAGCTGGTTTGGCTGGTTTAGGGGACAACTCGGCTTCGACCCTGCCTGGGTAAGTATTATTATCAGCGGTACCCCTATATTGAAGGGGGCAATCACTGGCCTGTTTGCCCGAGGGGATATTAAGGCAGGGTTGCTGGTCAGCATAGCATTGATCGCCGCGGTAGCCATCGGCGAATACTTTGCGGCTGGTGAAGTTGCATTTATCATGATGATCGGCGAGCTCCTGGAAAACAGGACTGTGGCCAAGGCTAGAGCAGGGATTAAGCAGCTACTAAGCGTTGTTCCCCCTACTGCCAGGGTGCGCCAGGACGGTCAGGAAGTCCGGGTTCCCGTGGAAGAAATACAGGTAGGAGACCTGGTGCTGGTGAAGCCAGGTGAACATATACCTGTCGATGGAGAAGTGGTTTCCGGAGAATCAGCGGTAAACCAAGCGGCGATAACCGGGGAGTCCATGCCGGTAGATAAATCGCCAGGAGACGAGGTATTCATAGGTTCCCTAAACCAACTGGGAGCGCTGGAGATCCGGGCGACTAAAGTTGGGGCAAATACCACACTGGCCAGGGTAGTGAAACTAGTGGAAGAAGCAGAAAACAGTAAAGCTCCAGTAGTCCGCACAGCAGATCGCTGGGCTAGCTGGTTGGTGCCAGTGGCTTTGTTTACAGCCATAATGGTGTTCGTATTCACTAAGGATGTTATCAGAGCGGTAACGATCCTCATAGTCTTCTGTCCCTGCGCCCTTGTCCTGGCCACGCCGACAGCCATGATGGCTGCGATTGGCAATGCCGCCAGAAAGGGTATCCTGGTCAAAAGCGGTACGGCACTGGAATTAAGTGGCAAGCTGGATGCCTTTGTTTTTGATAAGACCGGTACTTTGACCAGGGGCAAACCTGAGGTCACCACAGTCAAGAGCTATAATAGTGGTTTCCCTAGGCAAGACCTGCTGCTCCTAGCAGCAGTTGCAGAGAAATTCTCTGAACATCCTCTTTCCCAGGCTACGATCCTTAAGGCCCAGGCAGAGAACTTGGCAGTCATGGACCCTGAAGTATTCCAGACACAACCGGGCTTCGGGGTTAAGGCCTCCTACCAGGGAATGCAGATCCTGGTGGGCAATCGCAAACTGATGGACCAGGAGTCCGTTTGGATTTCCAATGAAGTCGAACAGTATGTTGAAGAGGCAGAAGAAAAGGGCCAGACTGCCATGCTGGTGGCGGTTGACGGTGCTGCGGCTGGAGTTATTGTGGCTACTGACCCTGTCAGGGAGGAATCTGCGGCAGCGATTAAAGGGTTACGGGAAAACGGGATCAAGAAGATCTTGATGCTTACCG of Bacillota bacterium contains these proteins:
- a CDS encoding cation-translocating P-type ATPase; protein product: MKEVLAQNAIYGEAPRHSSVSTEEYKTYILTAVSGVFLVFSWFGWFRGQLGFDPAWVSIIISGTPILKGAITGLFARGDIKAGLLVSIALIAAVAIGEYFAAGEVAFIMMIGELLENRTVAKARAGIKQLLSVVPPTARVRQDGQEVRVPVEEIQVGDLVLVKPGEHIPVDGEVVSGESAVNQAAITGESMPVDKSPGDEVFIGSLNQLGALEIRATKVGANTTLARVVKLVEEAENSKAPVVRTADRWASWLVPVALFTAIMVFVFTKDVIRAVTILIVFCPCALVLATPTAMMAAIGNAARKGILVKSGTALELSGKLDAFVFDKTGTLTRGKPEVTTVKSYNSGFPRQDLLLLAAVAEKFSEHPLSQATILKAQAENLAVMDPEVFQTQPGFGVKASYQGMQILVGNRKLMDQESVWISNEVEQYVEEAEEKGQTAMLVAVDGAAAGVIVATDPVREESAAAIKGLRENGIKKILMLTGDNKRTAAAIAAKTGITDYIADQLPQQKGETVKELQGQGYRVAMVGDGINDAPALALADVGIAMGVAGTDVAVQTAGIALMSDSIGNLTQLLRLSRHVLRVINLNILFSLFLNLIAIILASAGIMGPVLGALVHNAGSVLVVINSGRLIKYN